In Diadema setosum chromosome 7, eeDiaSeto1, whole genome shotgun sequence, the DNA window TAATCATTTCATCCTATTCATCCTCATTTTATCTACACACTAATGCCACGCCACACAGGAAAAATTCAGATGACTTTTCATCGATTGCACTAGCAGTTCCTAAAGTTTCTACAAACACCAACACAACACAGGCAGGTACGATAAAATATGCAATTTGTGCAATATGAGTCTAGCAGCCATAATGTCACCTGCATTCTACAAACGAACATAACTTCTACTTTGTACAATGATTCTCCATAGTGGTCTCTTTGGTCATATCTTGCTGAGTATCAAGTACATACAGACCTCACCAACTCAGCTCTTGCTTACCACTGCAACCCATGCCCCACCCATCCCCATACCCCTACCcattcacaaaagaaaaatatacgcTCTGATAGTCTAAGGCAATTCTGAAAGTCGAAAGAATACACAAGAGAGTTACAACCGCAACCAGGCATTTCATCCAGTGGTTTTCTTACTTTCGTAATCACTATGAATACTCGTTAAAATAACTGCACCTGCTGGGCAAAGGGACAGCAGGTCACGAGATCAATCTCTCCAGTGGCAGACAATTCATTTGCCATGTAACACCACTATCAAACCTGCTACATGGGggaaaagagaataaaaagattTGCATACCATTCAAGTGGATTAAATCTTTCAGCTGTTCATTAACTCACAGAGTAATCCTTCATGCATAGTTATTTTAGAGTGGGCACTAACTGCACAAACTGAATACCAATCTCTGGGAAGCTTTGAGATTTCTTTCCTTACGCTTTTCCAAGAGAGCCTGTCGCAAGAATAATACGTAAATTTTTGAATCACCAAATATACTTGTAACTAAATATGGCATTTCTCTGAAAATATGACAAGCTAATTGTTGCCAATGATACACTAAAGCGTGACCCATTAAGCATTTCCTTTTTGCTGCAGTGATGTTATAAGGAGCTTGGTCCAACACGCCAAACATGCAGTTTTCAGGGCAGTTATCCTGTACCGTTGAAATTTGGTGTAAATGGACGGGACTTACAATAGGGACTACCAACATTACATTACAATGCATAGTACATAAATATCTTCaaattctctttctttcataatcACCAATAGGGACCACATTTAATATCACATTAGcttactacaaaaaaaaagagaaaaaaaaattgcaacagGTTTGCTCTACTGTGCCTTCTGGAAGCATCATGAAATCTCTacatttcatcattattttgataatatCTAAAGATATTCTGTCATTCaatcttaacctgttgaggatgggttgattttgctataacatgcatttcccatagacacctgcccaagtatactcaggtcTACTCTTTCAACGGGTTAAGTCTGAATTCTGGTTCGACACTCCTGAAGCATTGATTTCACAGATTAgtctcttccttttttctttttttttcagacactcCATACAATGCCATGACATCCCAAGCAATAATCTACATTTTATGGATATCTCTACAGTAAAAACATACACTACACTGGCTACATTTGTAACAAACTGATCTTCTTTTAGCACACTCGGTTTGTTAGTTATCAATGTCTTTACACaagaaacacatacacactcagTAAAACACATTAGTTCTCAGAAGCAGCTATTGATAGTCTTGAGAAAGAGTCAAATAGTAATGTCCTGATAGTCTTCTTTCATCTATGAAAACGGAAACAATATTATGTCATGAATACAcgcatatttgttttttttacagttgacttttctttttttgtaatggAGTGAAAAATTGGATCCTCTCACTTAAATAATTCCAACCATTACTTTGAGTGCATTCAGAATCAAAAGACACTCACATGAACTTACACTATGCATGAATTGAGCTCACGACTTACATCAATCCctttaaaagagaaagagatgtaAATGGGATGATGGATTTTAacatatttgcagaaagacaaTGAGGCAAGGAACATGCACAGAATGAATGCCAGAAATACTAGGAGTACATTTCTgtgtggggggaaaaaaagtactGCATAAGTGGACATTTTCGGGGTGTTGAATTTTTTGCGTATTTCGCCCAACCAGAAAcaagcgcaaaaataaaagcacacaaatatttttgctgctatatgttccagtagttgatatcTTGACTTCGCGGAAtttaataaaacatgcaaaactcttcttacccagctGAGCATGAAAAATcagtcatgcaaaaatatccacttttacaataacCTGGGAGCTTTGCCCCTCACACAGGCATAACTGGCAGTGTCTAAGCCACACCATCCAAGGTAAATTCAAACTTCTTTCAAATATCACAAACTTAAATTGCCTTCATACAGTTCGGAGGATGACTTTCGTCTGCCAGAAACTTCCTATGAAATGTCGCCAAGATTGCAGTTTCTTCTACATTTATTTGCTGAACAGTTCCATACATTCTAACAGCTAAGCCTCACACATGTGGAGGAATATGATACATACACAGtatattgttcatatttgttcctgttgtcttttcttttcttttttccgtggggaggGGGGTCAACTCTAGGGACTACCAAAACTAATCATTTGCAGTTCTCAAAGTGATCCTAGTTTCTACAAGTTTGTAATTTCTAGGCCATGCCAGCATGCAGCATGGGAATTAATTTCCATCTTCTTTACAGGCCCCCACACACAACTATGGCTAGCACTGAGAGTTGTGAGCAAAGAGGTAGAGAGCCTAAGCCAAGGCTGCACAAGGGACTCGAGATTGTGATTGTCATTCCTGTCCAAAAGAAAGCCTGACCTGCACATCACTCCTTAATGAATGATTAAGTTAGTCACTCTGACCAATGATATTGCTTGATTCGCTCATCAGCAGCCAGTGCAAAATGTGTAGACATGCATGAGCTTCTACAGCTAGCGCTCCGCTGATTGGCTTTGATATTTGCTACCAAATACTGGTtagcaaaattttgcaatacAAAGACATACAATTAACAAAATTCAGTCAGTTCTCCACCGGCTCTCTAGCTTGGTCCTGGCCCTTGCTTGTGGCTTGACTAGTCCTGCATAATAACCATCTGCCCGCTCCTAATGTTATCACTACGGCAGAAGGGCCTGTGGAAAAGGCTTTATCTTATCACTGGCTTTACATGTTAATCCAGAATGTACCACTATATCGCCACAGAGTACAAAGAAGATTGAATGTTAGCACATACAAtaattacatacacacactggCCTTAGTGTGATCATGTCCTCTAAGAAGTGTAATACATGATACAGTAGTGAAAATGCTCTAGAATATTCTGGCACTTATTCTGATCCCTCGAGGAGACAATGAGTAACATGTGTTCTCTTTAACACTGGAGGGCGCATTTTGATGTGAGAGGCTAGCCATAAACTGGAACAGGGTCAAGTGGTATGTGATTGTCATCAGGTCAGTGCAAGAAGGGTATAAAAGGCTATACAAACACCAGGCGATCACTGTGCTGCATATCTCTGCTGTCGATGAAACACCTGAACTTGCACGACCATCAAAAGTGAATACATTGTGgcaatcatatttttctctGCAGTTTCAAATCCTGAAGATTCCGGCAACTTTCTCATAGCCTCATATATATTAAAGACTAAATGTAATAAGTAGAGTTTACTCTGGTGTTAAAGGGTAACACTGGGCAAGGACTTTGTTTGATATATGGCAGATACACCACTCATAAACATATATTGCCACTATTCTTATCTCAAAAAATTCCTACTGCACAAACCCACAGAAAGTTTCCACAGATGTTATATCTGTGCAAACTTTTCCTGGGTTGATACTCTATAACgatatattaaatgggttagtgaaataccggttagtgattggctcaacacagtcacgtgatggaggaacattggttatgttcgcccatgggagaacatttttgtaatgttctcccatgggaaaacattttcacctaataAATGACAGAAGGACCCGGTTGacccgcgcacagtgaatttggctctgcacgagcgatcgagtgcgttgcgCTGGTGGTTGAcattgacgtatttgactaacccatataatataacagatgatgactacTGTTGTTAGGAACATgcaccaaacgttccaccctcagggtttgaaatgctatttcgggaggctatataAGTCCCTTGACTTCATCTTGGGACTTATAACccccctcaatagcatttcaaacccttcgggtggaacattcggtatgttccctcccccgccagtcatcatctatacaTCACTCCATGTAGCTGAATAGTCAGCAAAcagtatcaaccaggcacactgtgccatacgcttgaatgaatgaatataacaCAGATCGATGTATCGCTGGCTCCTACATGCACCCAGTCACGCACAACCACCTCGAATACATGTGTAATAATATGGCTAGTCTATTCTTACCGTATTGACGTGCCTGTGGGGGACGTTTTACTACTATCAATATAGTGGACTTGATAACTTAGAAGCAATCAACACTGGACGTACAAATATCATTACACATAGAGATGAAAGTCATGCATGGAATTTATGTACTTGCCTCTCATGACatttatcttctttctttttttctcctcacaGAAGTCATAGCCATGCTGTTGATATTTCATAAGCATGTGTTTTTAttatcaaaagtaaaaacatatgtTTACACAAAGTCTTCTTCAGCCTAAGGATCCCTATAAGGTGTATCATCTATGCCACTTAGAGTCACAAGAGAAGACAGAAAATCTTTTTACTCTCCTCAGTTGACAAACCTCTCAAAACTACTTTAAATTCATGTCACTGCCCACtcccaaagtgaaaaaacaaaaaaacaaaacaaacaaacatgtctcTGGATGACAAATTCATAAATTTGTCATCTCAAATACCCTGATACCTGTAGCTACAGAAGGCAAGTCTTTTAAGTGTAAAAATAAGAAACTTTTTGTGCACAGCATGTGAACTTCATTGTTTGTGGCTTTAATGCCCTAAAATCAACTTACTTGAATTAACACAATATCAACAAATTTTAGCACCAACAATGCAGTACAAAGTTGGTTATAACGATGCAAGATTGAACAAAATATCATCTTAATTAGTTTGAAACAGAAAAATTACTGTGCTCCCTTTACGTCCTGACTTTACATTCCCTTAAGTGCTATTTGGGCTCAAGTCAGATTTGCTAACATCCTGTAGTAGTGAGCACTGACTATAACAGAAGCTAACAATCAGTTCCGCACATAGTGCTCAGTAGGCCACATGACCATTCAACAGTATATGACATCTAATATTAGAccaccactctctctctctctttctctatctccccTACATCTAACATGATGAGTAAGGTGAACATTAATACTGGCAGGTCTTGTCAATAATTGGtaacagaccaaaaaaaaaggaacatgacATGCTATTTCTGATGCACATCTCAGATGGCAAATAGCCCTATATGAAGGATTACTGGCGTCCCTATTCATTGCACTTATTGCCTCCGCTTGCCAGCTGCTAGGAGTTGCCGAGTTGTACAAACAGTCCGTGGCTGAACGGCGACATGTAGCGAATGCCAGCTGCTTCAAAGGCCTTCTTTGGCAGGCCGGCACTACACAGGTACAGCTCTCCGATGTTCTCGCCGTACTCCAGGGGAAGTCCCACAGCCACGCCCCACTTACTGGTGAAGGTCTGGGTGTTGGATGGGTCTAGAGAGAGGACAGGGGCCTGGCTGACTTCCGACAACCACTGGAGGATGCCACGGTACCACGCCTGGTCTGGGGTGATGGTGTCGTTGGGTGTGTCCAGAGCACAGATCACCAAATCAATCAGTTCATTGCTTTTAGGAAGATCTAAAAGTACattgagaacaaaaaaaaaacaacaacaaaaacccttCAGCAATGAAGACAGCAGAAAGAAGCCCAGATTACAAGAATAGTATCACTTGACAAAATCACCATTAACAGAGTAACCTTACATAAAATCACAGCTTACGCCCAAAATTGCTCACTCTGTCGGCAAACTTGTGTGTAAATATAGACCTATTATACAACTCATGATGTGTGCTCATGTACGGCTGCAAGTCAGAATTCGCATATTTCTCTTGTACTTCACTTTCATATGTTATCAATATAAACCCCAAACATGCAACATCTAAGTATTGTGATTATGATCACTGAATGAAACACAATTATGGCCTGAAAAGAAAGGGTGATCTACGCTCGCAATTTAtggaacaaaaagaacaaagcaACATGTAAACCTGAGAATCACAAGTCAAACTGGGTGAGGGGCAGTAAAGGAGACCAAATGTgatcgtgcatcacaaaaccaacaaaaagtcacaaaccctgattttatgtgaggactcaaaataggtgaaatgggtcgaCCTAGTtaattttgactttttcatattttctgaattagcaattcttcttctacattatccgaaagattgggatcataaaacaagtGGGAAGTTGCATCTTTAGCAGTTTTTTCTAAAACacttttttgtagaatagtgtaatGAGGTATgtattagaggccccttttcatttctaacaaaccctttacacactcttcacatTCAACTCTTAGTAACTTTTGAaaaagatgatgctactgctttgatgGTTGGCATTTgtcatggatagaatgtgttttatagagcatgctcaatctcagcttaatctgataatcccttcatagtTGATGCTAAggagttttacatcctgtttttattttccccaATCAATGCACAGAGCATGGCTTGATAGAGATTAAGGGCTTGCATAGATCCtatactttagagcctcttttctcagtacacacaTTTCCAGAGTGTGCGCATTCTTTTTCAGTATTTGGATAGGTTAGGGAAGTCCATTCAAATTGAgttatacaacatttgaaaccTTGAAgactgctctttcagaatctgcccatataactaaaaattcatgtctggcaactttttgatGGTAATATGGTGCAGGGTTCACAAATATGGGATCTCTCTCTACAGGATGCCACACCCTACCTTTGTAGCTCTGTAGTTTGAGTCCGTCTGTCGCATCAAACAAGTCAATCTCCTGCCTCAGCTCTTCAAGCATCTTGACAAAGTTTGGCACGAAGAGGGTGACGCCGACCCCGTGGCCAGTGAGGTGACGGGCGCAGCTGACCCCCTGGGCCCCCTGTAAGTGTGGGCCACACAGCACCACCACTGAGGGGTCTGTGGCCCTCCTCTTGCAGAACACTCTGAAAAGACATTGCCCAATGCGAGAAGGAAATGCAAACATTAATCACATCTAAAGCAAAGTGAAAAGAGATATGGACTCTATATGAGGATACTGCTGGATACACCAAGATGACAGCAAGTATTATATCTACCCTGTTACATCTCAGCAGTTGGCTTTCAGTACAGACGCACTAGGAAATGATCCTTGCTGCAATAACGCACCCACAACAACTGCCGAgctcatttataagtcgacttGAATCTAGTTTGGGAAGTACACTCTAACTCTGGTAGCCAGTTTTCAATACTAGTGAATGCTTTTTGAATATCATCTTAATTCAAAACATGGGAggaatacaaaaataacaaaataataggTTATCATAATCCTGCACTTGACTACATTAACTTTGGAAAAAACTGTGATATAAACATGAATTATCAATGCTAGCAGCATACAAATTATATTCACAGGGCAATTATATAACAGATTCACAACTGTTTTAGTCAGTTGTGCATTCAGAAATTATAAAATTAATTGCAAGTACTAAAATCTTGGCAAATGTAACACTTTATTTTAACTCACTACaagtgttgtgtttttttttttcatttggaatttaatttcaataaatgaaaaaaagaaatgtgtgccAGTAAATGATAAACATGGATAGTAATGACATCATCCCCTCGTCTAACTTAAATATCATGGTACTGTGAAATATACAACTACTGCATTAAGACCCATGACACTGAAAATTACAAAactacaaagaaaagaaattgcttGCTTTCAAGAAACTTTACTCTACTCCCACTGTTTTCTTCACTGTAGTCATAAAAATCAACTCAAACACTATGTGTGATTTCTCTGTGACTGTTGCAGACTAGACGTACCTCCTCTGCTTTTCTAGGAGCTGTAAGACAACCTGTGAAGTGCACATCCCTACTGCTTCTAGCCGTCTCTCTACCGTCAGACCAGCTCCTGTGGCTGACGACATCAACCTGGCCTTCAGCTCGGGGGAAATCCCTGGTATCTGCATGTCAGTATCTGAGCATAAACACCAAGGGAATAAAGCAAGTGAACAAGTAGATTATCACAACAAAAACTCAACACCTTCCCTTCATATAAATGCTCTCACTTTGTGAATGAAATATACATTATGTTATTGAGCTAAAAAGTGATGTAACTGTCCTGCAGCATGTTTTTAAGTTGTGATGTACAAAGCTATTCCTGAGCACAAATTACAAACATTTCACAGATTGTAATGAaattccacacaaaaaaaaaaaataataataaatatatccTTAGTGGCAACTGTTTTGGAACTTGGTTGCTTCTCAAACTAGGAAAAGAAGATTTGCAGCTTGCACATGAAGATTTGTAGGGTGAATTAGTCAGCATGGTCTACATTGTCTCACATATTTGTGAATGAGGTGCATTACAAGAAAAATTGTGATCTTATTGAATATTGAttgatgtattttatttttttagtttttatgACTGTCATGATTTCTATAAGATTTTGACTCCTGCAAGGTTAATGCACTGGCATTAGGCAGGACAGAAGGGCTGGACAGATATTTTGAATTTAAACATGATACATTTTTTACTTTTGGTCCATGTTACATgaccttggggggggggggggagagattgGGGGTGTTATTCAACATTGACAGCACATCTGACTGAGCACACCGTTGAGCCTCAGTGCATACTGACCTGTGTGGTACCATCTGCCTGTGGTATCTGGGCAGATGATCCGCTTTCCTTCCTCAGACTCCCTCCTCTCCAGGATGTTCTCGTCAAATCTCAGATTCCTCGGTCCCTGGCGTTTGGGCCGGTTGTCTCCCATTGCATCGAGCTCCTCGTAGAAGTTCTCCTTGTCAAACAGGGCAAAGTTCGAATCAAAGTCGAAGTCATCATTAAGGAAACTCTCCACCGGTGCACTGAAGCACTCCATATTCCTCGAGTTGAAGCCTCCACGGTTGTGCTTGCGACCATTGGTTCCCGTGATTTTTACAGGTGAAGAGCGAGTTTGGTTGGATTCGTAGCTCCCTGTAGTAATGCACATATTTTTCAGTTTGAGataatttcaacaaacaaaaccaCTTCCACTGTTGAAGCTTAGGTAAAAGGGTTATGTAAAACATGGAGAAAATACTGTTACATTTCTTTACTAGAGATCATGAGAACATGACTGCAGTTTTAAGAAAAGGTATCTGCTTCTTCATCATAGGTTTTCATTCAGCTAATAGTATCATGACATCAGAAATTGTTACTCATAATGTCAAAGTATTAGAATAGATCGATTTGCCCACTATAGGAATCCTGTCAAGCCTATCCAAGCTTGGATACATCATCTTTGGGGGTGAAGAAACAGAATGTAAATATGAAGCATTACGGCAAAATAACACTGATGAATCTACCACATACTATAACTGTTGGAAACGATTAAATACCCCAATCCTTTTACATGCAGGATTTGATCTAAGAAGAAAGTGGtcaacatatattttgtgatcCCAACGAATGAAGACAATATCAATACACAAACATGGATAACTGAAGTTGTACTGACAGTTTGTAAGTATCCACGAGTCTACAGCAAAATTTATTCTTccatttttgtaaaaaaaaataataatattaataaaaaaataaaaaaaaaacacgaaaaataaaaataaatatgcaGGGTACTAGAATTCTCTGTTTAGCACAGAAGTGTAATTGGaccatactgtaaaagtggacattttcatgcattttgtgcaaccagaaGCTATCACGAAAATAGGAGCCtgcaaatattttcacatgccatatgttccagtattAATGTCCTGGGGCCGGTGGCATAAAAGTTACTTCtgtggtaactttgccatccaatggtaactaccatggtaacaatactcaacaggtAATCAAAATCAAGAAGTCCATGGAAGTTatcataatagtaacttttatgcaactgGCCCCTGATTCCGCagaaaaacatgtgaaattcatctaCTATACCCGGGTGAGCATGAAAACTCACtcgcatgaaaatatccacttttatagtaaACATACAAATTGTTAATTGATTGGGCATATGGCAATTCATGTGGATTAATGCCTGTCAAGATGAAAAACAATCATTAATAATCAACGGCACAATAAGCAATATAACTTCACAAGGACTTGAGacaagagaaaaataataatttggaTACTGGTAGAATGCATTAGCAGACATTTGAATGGTAGATTCAAAAATAGTACAAGGATTAGACAATCTGCAGTATTGCCTCTTTTCATGAAggagaagtagaagaagaaaacacatcagTTAAACATAACATCATATTCATTACAGTTAAAGATTTTACAATATTGGATGAGGTGGCAATTTGTCACTATTCTCAAGGTTTGTACATGTTTTCACATGTTTgaattaaacatttattttgagcATATTTCCAATTCTAAAGGATGTTGCACAGCATATTGCAGGCTTTTTTGAGTGTAGCACAAGAATTGGAGCACGTTGCAGTGACATGCTCAAACTCCTTGTGGACTACCCTGCTGTTTACAAAATTACGCTCAATATATCAAAGTGATTTTGAACATGCAGTGAAATTGTATTTTAAGTGAGCAAAATCTGGAGTAACTGAAAATGTTTGAAGTGTGCATGTAGAATGCAGATTACACTGATAATCTGAGAAGGGGTATTAAGTCACCTGAGTGTATTCTCCTCCTGCCCCTGTCAGCCTGCCTCACTTCATCCTCTCCGTTGTCTCCACCACCGTGCTTTGGCAAGCCATCCACGCTGTTGACCCTGTTGAATCCAGGACGTCCTGGTCTCCCGCCTGCACCTTCGTCACCCGACCCCTTACCGTGAGGCATGTTGAACGAAGCCGAGCGCTTTGTGCGAAAGCCTGCCTTCGCCTTCTCCCCCGCGCCGGACACATCCGCCGTTCCATTCTGTTTTCGATTGGGCGAGTGGAACGCAGAGCGCTGGCTGTGATTCAAGTTGGCGAGCTTGGCTTTCTGGCCTCCGTCAGCGCTCGAGTCTCTCTGGGCCTTGCCATCACCATGGGGCGGCTTTCTGTGTGGTGATTTACTCTGGGCCCTCTCTGCATTGTTTGACCTCCGAGCTGCTGTAAGGTTTGACTTTGTAGCATCCCCAGCATGCTTGTAATTGGTCGAGGCTGCATTTTGATGGAAGCAACAAAATATAACCCTTCTTACCGTCACCTCAGCCAAAGCTCCTGGTCATTCTCTCGTCCAatcaaacacacataaaaatcCTAACAATGTGTTAACACTGTTGAAAATGGTACACAGTCAGAGTTGCTTGATTGTTTCAGTTACAAATGCAAAGAATGATACCTTTCTGTTCAAGAATGGTCATGATCACAGAAACATTGAGAGACTTACTCTTTGGTGTAGTCTGTTCACCACTTGGCTTGTCTTTTTTGGTCTTGCTGCTGACTGCCCTGAGGATCTCCTTGTTCTTCTCTGCCTCCTTCCTCAGGTCTTCACAAGTCTTCAAAATTTTTAGGTCCTTTATGTCGGAAgctctacaatgtacatatcaaaatgtcatacatcatcagccactttctacaCTGCAGTACTGCAATCTGTAGTTAATAGGCTGTCAAGTTCTTTGTCTCCCTGCAAAGTGTAATAAACTTCTGTGGAATTATCAGTACAGTAGGTTCATCATGACATCACTTGCATGAACCACACCGAATAACGAATAATCTTGGAACAACAAAATAGACAAGGCAGAAGTAACTGTTAACACGTATTTTagtaaaaagaatgaaagtacagatattcttgttttgtggatcaactttac includes these proteins:
- the LOC140230595 gene encoding enhancer of mRNA-decapping protein 3-like yields the protein MDQENFIGNFLSLDCGIGLGTFQGEVSSVCKDAQTISLRNAFRNGVKYDVPEVTIRASDIKDLKILKTCEDLRKEAEKNKEILRAVSSKTKKDKPSGEQTTPKTSTNYKHAGDATKSNLTAARRSNNAERAQSKSPHRKPPHGDGKAQRDSSADGGQKAKLANLNHSQRSAFHSPNRKQNGTADVSGAGEKAKAGFRTKRSASFNMPHGKGSGDEGAGGRPGRPGFNRVNSVDGLPKHGGGDNGEDEVRQADRGRRRIHSGSYESNQTRSSPVKITGTNGRKHNRGGFNSRNMECFSAPVESFLNDDFDFDSNFALFDKENFYEELDAMGDNRPKRQGPRNLRFDENILERRESEEGKRIICPDTTGRWYHTDTDMQIPGISPELKARLMSSATGAGLTVERRLEAVGMCTSQVVLQLLEKQRRVFCKRRATDPSVVVLCGPHLQGAQGVSCARHLTGHGVGVTLFVPNFVKMLEELRQEIDLFDATDGLKLQSYKDLPKSNELIDLVICALDTPNDTITPDQAWYRGILQWLSEVSQAPVLSLDPSNTQTFTSKWGVAVGLPLEYGENIGELYLCSAGLPKKAFEAAGIRYMSPFSHGLFVQLGNS